Genomic window (Methanobrevibacter sp. TMH8):
ATCATTGAGGCGGAAATATGATAAATGAAAAAGAAGCACAGGAAATAGCTGAAAGGTATATTGAAGAACCTAAAGCTACTACTGGAACACCAAAATTAAAAGAAATAGATAATGATTTATTAATTTACATTGTCCCTATACTTATTGACGATGATGTAAAAGGAGAAATACATATTCATAGTGAAACTGGTGAAAACCTCGGTGGTGCTGGTTGCTAATTATAATTAATAGGATTATTAATATAATTTAAATTAATTTTTTTAAATTAATTTTTAAATTATATCTAACAATAATTTTAATAAATCATTAAATATCAATATTTTATAATTTTTTAAAAATTTAATTTTTTAAAAAATATATTAATTTATTTTTAAAAAATTTTCAATTTCATAAAGTTCATTTATACAATTAAATGCTAAATTCATCAATTTAATTAATATTTCATAAAGTTTAATTTCATAAGTTCATTTATACAATTAAATGTTACTTTTCAATCTCATAAAGTTCATTTACAATTAAATATACATTTCATCAATTTAATTAATATTTCATAAAAATTAATTTCATACAGTTTATTTATACAATTAAATGTTATATTTCATCAATTTAATTAATTCTACATATTAAAGTTATATTATTAATTATTATATAATAAAACAAAAATAAAAAGAATGAGATGAATTAAATGATAGTGGAAACTAAAACAGAGTGTTGTAAAATAGTATCTGAAGATATAGAAGATGCGATTGTACTTGAAGGATCTCCAGGTGCAGGACTTATTGGAAATATAATCGGATGGTTATTAGTTGATAATTTAAAGATGAGAGAAATTGGTTATATTGAATCAAAATATTTTCCTCCTTTAGCTGTACTTTATAAAGGAGTGGCATTACATCCTTTTAGAATATATGAAGGAAACGGACTTGTATTATTTTTATCAGACTTTATAGTTCCACAAGAAGTTGTTTTTGATATGACTAATGCTATTGTTGATTGGATGGAAAAAAATAATAGCAAAGAGTTAGTAACATTTAACAGTGCTATTGTTAGAGAAAAAATGAACCCTGCAGGGGCAGTAGCTAACACAACTGAGTCACTTGATAGATTAAAAGAAAAAGACTTTCCAATAATGCAAATAGGAAATATAAATGGACTTTCTGGAACTCTCTTAACTCAGACAGCTCAGAAAAATATCAAAGCTACTTGTATATTAGCAGAAACTCTCACCCAATATCCAGATCCAAGAGCAGCTTCTGAAGCTGTTAAAGGACTTAATAAATTATTAGATATGGATATTGATTATGAACCTCTTATCCAAGAAGCTCAAGACATCGAATCAAGATTGCAAAAATTAGCTGAAGACGTTAAAAATGATCCTCAGCCACCTATTTATATGTAAGTAGCTAACTAGCTATT
Coding sequences:
- a CDS encoding proteasome assembly chaperone family protein, yielding MIVETKTECCKIVSEDIEDAIVLEGSPGAGLIGNIIGWLLVDNLKMREIGYIESKYFPPLAVLYKGVALHPFRIYEGNGLVLFLSDFIVPQEVVFDMTNAIVDWMEKNNSKELVTFNSAIVREKMNPAGAVANTTESLDRLKEKDFPIMQIGNINGLSGTLLTQTAQKNIKATCILAETLTQYPDPRAASEAVKGLNKLLDMDIDYEPLIQEAQDIESRLQKLAEDVKNDPQPPIYM